The genomic stretch CTCGGCGTGCTGGGCCGCGTCGTCACCGCCCTCGCCACCGGTGGGCGCGCCTGGCCGGACGCCCTGGCCCACCCGCTCTCGATCGTGCTGTTCGCGTGGCTGATCACCCGCTCGTTCCACCTGCGCCGCCGCGGCGCCCTGAGCTGGCGCGGACGCCCGGTATGACCCACCCACCCGCACACGACGAACAGTGGTGCCCGCTATGAGCCGAGTCGTCGTCATCGGAGCCGGCGTGGGCGGGCTGACCGCGGCCGTACGGCTGGCCCGGACAGGTCACGCGGTGACGGTGTTCGAGCGGTCCGGCTGCCTGGGCGGCAAGCTCGGCGTGTACGAGCGGGACGGCTTCCGCTTCGACACCGGACCCAGCCTGCTGACGCTCCCCCAGGTGTTCACCGAGGCCGCGCTCGATCTGGAGCCGCTCGACCCGGTGGTGCGGCACGTCTTCGGCGACGGCACGGTTCTCGACTCGTCGCCGGTGCACGCCGAGTTCCTCGACCGCATCCGGGACGCGCTGGGCGCCGAGGCGGCGTACGACTGGGACCGGTTCTGGCATCGGGCCCGGCGCATCTGGGACGCGTCGTGGCGGTCGGTGCTGCGCAATCCGGTCACCCCCGCGTCGCTGGCCGGGTTGTCGTGGCGGGTCGGGGACCTGGCCGCGATCGCCCCGGGACGCACGCTGCGGTCGCTGGGGCGGCGCTACCTGCGCGACCCGCGGCTGCGGATGATGCTCGACCGGTACGCGACCTACACCGGGGCCGATCCGCGACGGGCGCCCGCCGCGCTGGCTGCGGTGCCGTACGCCGAGCTGGCGTTCGGGGGCTGGTATGTGCCGGGCGGGCTGGGCAGGCTCGCGACCGCGCTGGCGTCGAACTGTGCCGAGGCCGGGGTGCGGATCGTTCCGGGCGCGCCGGTCGAGCGGATCGAGACGGCGCGGGGGCGGGTCACCGGCGTACGGCTGGGGGACGGCTCTTTCCACGCCGCCGACGAAGTGGTCTCGAATGTGGACGCGCTCACGGTCTATCGCGACCTGCTGCCCGAGCCGCGCCGGCTGACCGGGCTCGCCGATCGCAGCCTGGCCGGGTTCGTGCTGCTGCTGGGCGTGCGCGGGGAGACTCCGGCGCTGGCGCACCACACCGTGTTCTTCCCGTCCTACTACGACGCCGAGTTCGACTCGATCTTCGGTTCGGCCTCGCGGCGGGCACGACCGGCCGCCGACCCGACCGTGTTCGTCACCCGGGCCGCCGACCCGAGCGTGCGCCCCGACGGTTGTGAGGCCTGGTTCGTGCTGGTCAACGCGCCGCGGCACGGTCTCGGGTGGCGAGCCGTCGACTGGCGGCGGGAAGGGCTGGCCCAGGCGTACGCGGATCAGGTCCTCGATGTGCTTGCCGCGCGTGGTCTCGACGTACGGGATCGGCTGGTCTTCCGGGAGACACGGACGCCCGCCGACCTGGCAGAGGCGACGGGCGCGCCGGGTGGGGCCATCTACGGCACCGCGGGCGGGCTCGTGCGGCCGGTCAACCACGGCCCGGTGGGCGGGCTGCACCTGGTGGGCGGTTCGGTGCACCCCGGCGGCGGCCTGCCCATGGTCACCCTGTCGGCCCAGATGGTGGCCGACCGCATCGGCCCCGCGTAGGCAGACACGGAGGAGCGAGCGCGGCCGGGCCGCGCAGACCCCAGCGGTCCGCCCCGCCCCCGCGGCCGCGGCCCCCGCGGGCGCGGCATCTGCGGGCGCGGCATCTGCGGGCGCGGCATCTGCGGGCGCGGCAGCCGGCTACCCCGAGGGCGTGGGTGCAGCTATCGGGGCGTGGGGGCGGCTATCGGGGGGCGTGGGCCGCGAGGAACGCCTTGGCGATGGCCGAGGAGAGGTCGGCCGGGTTGGTGGCCGGGAACGCCTTGCCACCGGTGGCGGCCGACATGTCGTTGAGCGCCTTCATGTCGACGTCGGGGCCGTAACCGACCGCGATGATCGGCACCGGGCGGCTCGGGTCCTGCTCACCGGCCAGTTTGGCCATGAACTGCTGCTGGGTCATCTTGAAGGTGGACTCGCCGTCCTCACCGTCGGTCAGCACCACGACCAGCGTCACCGTGCCCGGCGCGACCTTCTCCCGCATCTCGGCGACCCCGTCGAGCACTGTCTGATAGAGCGGGGTGCCCGAGTTCTCGGCGGCCCGATACGTGTCCATCGCCTTGACCAGCGCGTCGCGACGGGTCTTGCTGCCGTCGACCTGCTCGGTGATCGGTCCGTAGGGGACGATCTCCCGATGGGCCGGGCTGGTCGGCGTGGGCTGCCCGAAATACCACATGCCGACGGTGGTGTCCTCGGAGAACAGGTCGGCGGCGAACCGGCCCGACTCGCGCAGCAGCGCGGCCCGGGTGAGGCTTCGGCCACCGGGCGCCTCGATCTTCTGGTTCATCGAGCCGGAGGCGTCGATGAGCAGCAGCACCTGGGTGGCGAGCGACTTGTACTCGCTCCACATCGTGGCCGGGGTGAGCAGGTCGCCGGGCTGGGCCGGCAGCGGCAACGCGTCCGGCATGGGGGCCGGGCGGAAACCGGCCTGCACGAGCGACGAGCGGGTGATCGCCGCCCGCAGCTGGGCGGTCAGCTCGACGTCCTGGTTGTTCTTGGCCACCGCGAACGGGTAGTCGGCCTGGACCAGCCCGTCGGCCGGGTACGCGCCCTTGAGCTGCACGGTGTGCTTGCCGCGCTGGTAGGCCTTGAGCTGCTGCTCGACGACCGGGAAGACGCCCACGTCGTAGACCACGCCGTTGGTGTTCCACTGCTCGGCGATCTTGGCGATCACCTTGGCCGGGTCGGCCGAGGCCTCCTTGAGCCGGCTGCGCAGGGTCAGCGCGCGCAGCTGGGCGATGCCGCTGTCGGGGGTGGTGC from Paractinoplanes brasiliensis encodes the following:
- a CDS encoding phytoene desaturase family protein, whose product is MSRVVVIGAGVGGLTAAVRLARTGHAVTVFERSGCLGGKLGVYERDGFRFDTGPSLLTLPQVFTEAALDLEPLDPVVRHVFGDGTVLDSSPVHAEFLDRIRDALGAEAAYDWDRFWHRARRIWDASWRSVLRNPVTPASLAGLSWRVGDLAAIAPGRTLRSLGRRYLRDPRLRMMLDRYATYTGADPRRAPAALAAVPYAELAFGGWYVPGGLGRLATALASNCAEAGVRIVPGAPVERIETARGRVTGVRLGDGSFHAADEVVSNVDALTVYRDLLPEPRRLTGLADRSLAGFVLLLGVRGETPALAHHTVFFPSYYDAEFDSIFGSASRRARPAADPTVFVTRAADPSVRPDGCEAWFVLVNAPRHGLGWRAVDWRREGLAQAYADQVLDVLAARGLDVRDRLVFRETRTPADLAEATGAPGGAIYGTAGGLVRPVNHGPVGGLHLVGGSVHPGGGLPMVTLSAQMVADRIGPA
- a CDS encoding substrate-binding domain-containing protein; translation: MSELTGRNQPSADEPVTHHGPPGGGAGRVLLAAAIVLLLVAVAGGTTWWMYTREPAPTTNTATTVKPSTPPACPGVKLRVAAAPEIAPIVRAAAKRLDDSPADPCDLITVVAEEPGNTVAAAAKPDVWIPSSSAWLNIANAGGAAFAAQGKPMAYSPIMLAAPTAVTDSLSKAGRTSWAQLTGAVAAGRIVSVTMPDARTSTVGLLSVHGVNAAMARTTPDSGIAQLRALTLRSRLKEASADPAKVIAKIAEQWNTNGVVYDVGVFPVVEQQLKAYQRGKHTVQLKGAYPADGLVQADYPFAVAKNNQDVELTAQLRAAITRSSLVQAGFRPAPMPDALPLPAQPGDLLTPATMWSEYKSLATQVLLLIDASGSMNQKIEAPGGRSLTRAALLRESGRFAADLFSEDTTVGMWYFGQPTPTSPAHREIVPYGPITEQVDGSKTRRDALVKAMDTYRAAENSGTPLYQTVLDGVAEMREKVAPGTVTLVVVLTDGEDGESTFKMTQQQFMAKLAGEQDPSRPVPIIAVGYGPDVDMKALNDMSAATGGKAFPATNPADLSSAIAKAFLAAHAPR